One Cucurbita pepo subsp. pepo cultivar mu-cu-16 chromosome LG07, ASM280686v2, whole genome shotgun sequence genomic region harbors:
- the LOC111798125 gene encoding F-box protein At5g03970-like, with product MPNAKNSPIAAASTPSSNRPSGRGYNGRFSRFRGRKMVSDSIHSALACDDILTEILLRLPEKHVFKFILVSKKWLYLICDLPFRRCYEMQWGTHTRLFGFFVCNLLYIDRPQGGLRRPRYEPALPLLSTCKEGDDLMSSGFLRKLGYFIDYSDGLVLCGRHPKNYYVWNSVSKYRCLLPQPRKHYKCLCIAFITENRGEADGDMVYRIVRASCECKVDVINTISIETFSSMTWTWKQSTLVCSSYFSLSPWMVGTVIDRVIYWFGTYRSLAIYDPGFGERSINSIKLPVGQLTYDYEDSILGESSDGLLQYGQSGKMGLEIWILHKEQATVTDRYEYRWTLRHRLSCKEMSKQNPNSGIRTKEPQVLSFICRDSESVFIRLGSNIYLCNIRSKTLAVIPYHCDGVSIPWDSCKVVPFFQKIWPYSPFPDPSNTFNN from the exons ATGCCTAACGCAAAAAATTCTCCCATTGCGGCGGCTTCTACTCCTTCAAGCAATCGCCCATCAGGCAGAG GCTATAATGGACGCTTCTCCAGATTTAGAGGGAGGAAAATGGTTAGTGATAGTATTCATTCAGCTTTGGCATGTGATGACATCCTCACCGAAATCCTCCTTCGTTTACCGGAGAaacatgttttcaaatttatactCGTGTCGAAAAAATGGCTATACCTGATCTGTGATTTACCTTTCCGACGTTGTTACGAGATGCAATGGGGCACACACACTCGTCTTTTTGGCTTTTTTGTATGCAATCTTCTTTACATTGACAGACCACAAGGCGGGTTGAGGCGCCCTCGGTACGAGCCTGCTCTACCTCTACTTTCAACATGTAAAGAAGGTGATGATTTAATGTCATCTGGATTCTTAAGGAAGCTAGGCTATTTTATTGACTACTCTGATGGCCTTGTGCTCTGTGGCCGACATCCTAAGAATTATTATGTCTGGAATTCTGTATCGAAGTATCGATGCCTTCTTCCTCAACCTCGAAAGCATTATAAATGTCTATGTATCGCGTTCATCACTGAAAACCGTGGTGAAGCTGACGGAGATATGGTATATAGAATCGTTCGGGCGAGCTGTGAATGCAAAGTTGATGTTATTAACACCATCTCTATAGAGACTTTCTCCTCAATGACTTGGACATGGAAGCAATCAACTCTTGtttgttcttcatatttttctttgagtCCATGGATGGTGGGAACCGTGATCGACCGAGTTATATACTGGTTCGGAACGTATCGAAGCTTAGCCATTTATGATCCGGGATTCGGAGAAAGGAGCATAAACTCGATCAAGCTACCGGTTGGTCAGCTGACTTATGACTATGAGGACTCCATTTTAGGAGAGTCATCTGATGGGCTTTTGCAGTATGGTCAAAGTGGAAAGATGGGGTTGGAGATATGGATTCTGCACAAGGAGCAAGCTACCGTTACCGATCGATACGAGTACCGGTGGACGTTACGACACAGACTGAGCTGCAAAGAGATGTCGAAACAGAACCCGAATTCAGGTATTCGTACTAAAGAACCTCAAGTATTATCGTTCATTTGTCGAGACTCGGAATCTGTTTTCATTAGATTGGGATCGAACATCTACCTTTGTAATATCAGAAGCAAAACACTGGCTGTGATTCCTTACCACTGTGATGGTGTTTCTATCCCATGGGATTCTTGTAAAGTGGTGCCTTTCTTTCAGAAGATATGGCCTTATTCCCCTTTCCCTGACCCCTCGAACacttttaataattga
- the LOC111799159 gene encoding AT-hook motif nuclear-localized protein 19-like: MANRWWTSGQMGLPGVDHTSTTSSALRKPDLGISMNNNGGGGGGDDDDDRDNGGSDEPKEGAVDVPSRRPRGRPPGSKNKPKPPIFVTRDSPNALKSHVMEISNGGDIVECVAQFSRRRQKGVSVLSGSGTVTNVTLRQPSAPGAVLTLHGRFEILSLTGTFLPGPAPPGSAGLTIYLAGGQGQVVGGSVVGPLTAAGPVMVIAATFSNATYERLPLEEEEDGGGGGGQGLASTGGGGGGDSSPQGIGGGVGDPSAMPPLYNLPPNLLPNGGGGQMNQEAYSWAHGGRPPF; encoded by the exons ATGGCTAACCGGTGGTGGACCTCCGGCCAGATGGGTCTTCCCGGAGTTGATCATACATCCACAACCTCCTCTGCCTTGAGAAAACCAGATCTCGGAATCTCCATGAACAACAacggcggtggcggtggtggcGATGACGATGACGATAGAGACAACGGTGGCAGCGATGAGCCTAAGGAAGGAGCTGTCGACGTTCCCTCTCGCCGCCCTCGTGGCCGTCCGCCCGGGTCCAAGAATAAGCCTAAGCCACCTATCTTTGTTACTAGAGATAGCCCTAATGCCCTAAAAAGCCATGTCATGGAGATTTCTAATGGCGGTGATATTGTTGAGTGTGTCGCTCAATTCTCCCGTCGACGTCAGAAAg GTGTGTCTGTGCTTAGTGGTAGTGGGACGGTAACGAACGTGACCCTTCGACAACCGTCGGCCCCCGGTGCAGTCTTGACACTCCATGGTCGATTCGAGATCCTTTCGTTGACCGGAACTTTCCTCCCTGGACCAGCTCCGCCCGGCTCGGCGGGCCTAACGATCTACTTAGCTGGTGGTCAAGGGCAGGTGGTGGGTGGTAGTGTTGTCGGGCCACTCACCGCTGCCGGGCCGGTGATGGTGATAGCTGCGACGTTTTCCAACGCGACATACGAGCGATTACCgttggaagaggaggaagacggtggaggaggaggaggacaAGGGCTGGCATCAACcggaggtggtggtggagggGATAGTTCACCACAAGGCATTGGTGGCGGAGTGGGAGATCCATCAGCTATGCCGCCGTTGTACAATTTACCGCCGAACTTGCTGCCGAATGGTGGTGGTGGGCAGATGAATCAGGAGGCTTATTCTTGGGCTCACGGCGGCCGGCCGCCGTTCTAA
- the LOC111798680 gene encoding probable prolyl 4-hydroxylase 3 isoform X2: MAVSKGKYIKFQARKWSTFKLSKIIMVFLLALGVSMLIAFRFFSPPESSHSELLHRLASVQHRAVHSDGLGKRGDQWVEFISWEPRAFVYHNFLSKEECLYLISLAKPHMAKSTVVDNKTGKSIDSRVRTSSGMFLRRGQNKIVSNIEKRIADFTFIPVEHGEALQILHYEVGQKYDAHHDYFADEFNIKQGGQRMATLLMYLSDVEEGGETVFPAAEGNFSSLPGWNELSECGKGGLSVKPKMGDALLFWSMRPDNTVDPTSLHGACPVIRGNKWSCTKWMRVNEY, encoded by the exons ATGGCGGTGTCGAAAGGGAAATACATCAAGTTTCAGGCCCGGAAATGGTCCACATTCAAGCTTTCCAAGATAATCATGGTCTTCCTTTTGGCACTTGGGGTTTCCATGCTCATCGCTTTCCGATTCTTCTCTCCTCCTGAAAGTTCTCATAGCGAGCTACTCCACCGTCTCGCTTCCGTCCAGCATAGAGCCGTTCATAG TGATGGGTTGGGGAAGAGAGGGGATCAGTGGGTTGAGTTCATTTCATGGGAGCCTAGGGCTTTTGTTTATCACAATTTCTTG TCCAAGGAAGAATGCTTGTATTTGATTAGTCTTGCAAAACCTCACATGGCTAAATCAACTGTGGTGGATAATAAAACTGGGAAGAGTATAGATAGCAG GGTGCGCACCAGTTCAGGGATGTTTCTGAGAAGAGGGCAGAACAAAATTGTCAGCAACATAGAGAAAAGAATAGCAGATTTTACATTCATTCCTGTAG AGCATGGAGAAGCACTTCAAATTCTGCACTATGAAGTCGGGCAGAAGTATGATGCTCACCATGATTACTTTGCAGATGAGTTCAACATCAAACAAGGAGGCCAAAGAATGGCCACCCTTCTCATGTATCT GTCAGACGTCGAAGAAGGGGGCGAGACGGTGTTCCCAGCAGCCGAAGGCAACTTCAGCTCGTTGCCTGGGTGGAATGAACTGTCTGAATGTGGTAAAGGTGGACTCTCTGTAAAACCAAAGATGGGTGATGCATTATTGTTCTGGAGCATGAGGCCTGATAATACCGTAGATCCTACAAGTTTGCATG GTGCTTGCCCTGTCATAAGAGGGAACAAATGGTCATGTACAAAGTGGATGCGTGTTAATGAATACTAA
- the LOC111798680 gene encoding probable prolyl 4-hydroxylase 3 isoform X1, producing the protein MAVSKGKYIKFQARKWSTFKLSKIIMVFLLALGVSMLIAFRFFSPPESSHSELLHRLASVQHRAVHSDGLGKRGDQWVEFISWEPRAFVYHNFLVSSQNFGFLLAFCLGFVMFLVEMLADMNDFGQSKEECLYLISLAKPHMAKSTVVDNKTGKSIDSRVRTSSGMFLRRGQNKIVSNIEKRIADFTFIPVEHGEALQILHYEVGQKYDAHHDYFADEFNIKQGGQRMATLLMYLSDVEEGGETVFPAAEGNFSSLPGWNELSECGKGGLSVKPKMGDALLFWSMRPDNTVDPTSLHGACPVIRGNKWSCTKWMRVNEY; encoded by the exons ATGGCGGTGTCGAAAGGGAAATACATCAAGTTTCAGGCCCGGAAATGGTCCACATTCAAGCTTTCCAAGATAATCATGGTCTTCCTTTTGGCACTTGGGGTTTCCATGCTCATCGCTTTCCGATTCTTCTCTCCTCCTGAAAGTTCTCATAGCGAGCTACTCCACCGTCTCGCTTCCGTCCAGCATAGAGCCGTTCATAG TGATGGGTTGGGGAAGAGAGGGGATCAGTGGGTTGAGTTCATTTCATGGGAGCCTAGGGCTTTTGTTTATCACAATTTCTTGGTAAGTTCTCAGaattttggatttcttttgGCTTTTTGTTTGGGTTTTGTCATGTTTTTGGTTGAA ATGCTTGCTGATATGAATGATTTTGGACAGTCCAAGGAAGAATGCTTGTATTTGATTAGTCTTGCAAAACCTCACATGGCTAAATCAACTGTGGTGGATAATAAAACTGGGAAGAGTATAGATAGCAG GGTGCGCACCAGTTCAGGGATGTTTCTGAGAAGAGGGCAGAACAAAATTGTCAGCAACATAGAGAAAAGAATAGCAGATTTTACATTCATTCCTGTAG AGCATGGAGAAGCACTTCAAATTCTGCACTATGAAGTCGGGCAGAAGTATGATGCTCACCATGATTACTTTGCAGATGAGTTCAACATCAAACAAGGAGGCCAAAGAATGGCCACCCTTCTCATGTATCT GTCAGACGTCGAAGAAGGGGGCGAGACGGTGTTCCCAGCAGCCGAAGGCAACTTCAGCTCGTTGCCTGGGTGGAATGAACTGTCTGAATGTGGTAAAGGTGGACTCTCTGTAAAACCAAAGATGGGTGATGCATTATTGTTCTGGAGCATGAGGCCTGATAATACCGTAGATCCTACAAGTTTGCATG GTGCTTGCCCTGTCATAAGAGGGAACAAATGGTCATGTACAAAGTGGATGCGTGTTAATGAATACTAA